The nucleotide sequence GCGTACGGTTTCTCGCTGTCACACCCCATTACCACACCGCTGTTCAAGCTGTGCGATGGGCCATACAGACGGCTCCCCGCGCGCTGAGATTTCGGTGGTTTAGAGGAGCTCATGACCGCGCACCGGGATCGGCTGGACGCGGTCAGCGTCTCGTCCGAGAACGCTGCCGCTGAGTCCGTGACGAACACAGTTCACGCTGAACGGACGATTCCGGAAGCCACTGTGGCTCGCCTCGCGCTGTATCTGCGCGCCCTGACCGGGCTGGCCGAGCACGGCACGGCCACGGTGTCCTCGGAGTCGCTGGCCACCGCGGCCGGGGTGAATTCGGCCAAGCTGCGCAAGGACCTGTCCTACCTCGGTTCCTACGGGGTCCGCGGCGTGGGCTACGACGTGGCCCTGCTGACCGAGCAGATGCGCTCGACCCTGGGACTGAACGAGAACCGCGCCGTGGCCCTGATCGGGCTCGGCCACCTCGGCAAGGCACTGGCCGGCTACACCGGCTTCGCCACCCGCGGATTCCGGATCTCGGCCCTCATCGACACCGACCCGGAGCTGGTCGGCACCACGCTGCGCGAGATCGCCGTCCAGCACGTCGATCTGCTCGAGCAGATAGTTCGTTCGGAGAACATCGCGATTGCCGTCATCGCCGTCCCGTCGTCGGTGGCGCAGGAGGTGTGCGATCGCCTGGTCGCCGCCGGCGTGACGTCGATCCTGAACTTCGCTCCGACCGTCCTGGCGGTTCCCGATCACGTCGACGTCCGCAAGG is from Jatrophihabitans telluris and encodes:
- a CDS encoding redox-sensing transcriptional repressor Rex; amino-acid sequence: MTAHRDRLDAVSVSSENAAAESVTNTVHAERTIPEATVARLALYLRALTGLAEHGTATVSSESLATAAGVNSAKLRKDLSYLGSYGVRGVGYDVALLTEQMRSTLGLNENRAVALIGLGHLGKALAGYTGFATRGFRISALIDTDPELVGTTLREIAVQHVDLLEQIVRSENIAIAVIAVPSSVAQEVCDRLVAAGVTSILNFAPTVLAVPDHVDVRKVDLAAELQILSFHDNRKSARSDAQAGPLSAALGTRPGGGTGLASSTMGATGLGSKAMSDTAIGSTA